Proteins encoded together in one Microcebus murinus isolate Inina chromosome 18, M.murinus_Inina_mat1.0, whole genome shotgun sequence window:
- the TMEM92 gene encoding transmembrane protein 92 isoform X4 yields the protein MSHAWVPGLAPALLLALLAGLQQVSAQEAEAKCAFFSTCPKGFKCCSEGCCQENEFFSGSLRELEQDPPVDRQGPPELPSVAPPERVMASIAEPPPPYSEVIMKPTLALTPTEPPPPYSSRPEEYGDQRGIDNPAF from the exons ATGTCCCACGCTTGGGTCCCCGGCCTCGCGCCCGCCTTGCTGCTCGCCCTGCTGGCCGGCCTCCAACAGGTGAGCGCTCAGGAG GCTGAAGCCAAATGTGCCTTCTTCTC AACCTGCCCCAAAGGATTCAAATGCTGCAGTGAAGGCTGCTGCCAGGAGAATGAGTTCTTCTCCGGCTCCTTGAG AGAGCTGGAGCAGGACCCCCCAGTGGATCGCCAGGGGCCCCCAGAGCTGCCCTCTGTAGCCCCCCCAGAGAGGGTCATGGCATCCATTGCTGAGCCACCACCCCCCTACAGTGAG GTCATTATGAAGCCCACCCTGGCCCTAACGCCCACAGAACCACCCCCTCCCTACAGCTCCAGGCCCGAAGAATACGGGGATCAGAGGGGCATTGACAACCCAGCCTTCTGA
- the TMEM92 gene encoding transmembrane protein 92 isoform X1: MSHAWVPGLAPALLLALLAGLQQVSAQEAEAKCAFFSTCPKGFKCCSEGCCQENEFFSGSLRVFIIIFLIILPLLCICGLAKRFCRNCRELEQDPPVDRQGPPELPSVAPPERVMASIAEPPPPYSEVIMKPTLALTPTEPPPPYSSRPEEYGDQRGIDNPAF; encoded by the exons ATGTCCCACGCTTGGGTCCCCGGCCTCGCGCCCGCCTTGCTGCTCGCCCTGCTGGCCGGCCTCCAACAGGTGAGCGCTCAGGAG GCTGAAGCCAAATGTGCCTTCTTCTC AACCTGCCCCAAAGGATTCAAATGCTGCAGTGAAGGCTGCTGCCAGGAGAATGAGTTCTTCTCCGGCTCCTTGAG ggtcttcatcatcatcttcctgATCATCCTGCCCCTCTTGTGCATCTGTGGCCTGGCTAAGCGTTTCTGTCGCAACTGCAGAGAGCTGGAGCAGGACCCCCCAGTGGATCGCCAGGGGCCCCCAGAGCTGCCCTCTGTAGCCCCCCCAGAGAGGGTCATGGCATCCATTGCTGAGCCACCACCCCCCTACAGTGAG GTCATTATGAAGCCCACCCTGGCCCTAACGCCCACAGAACCACCCCCTCCCTACAGCTCCAGGCCCGAAGAATACGGGGATCAGAGGGGCATTGACAACCCAGCCTTCTGA
- the TMEM92 gene encoding transmembrane protein 92 isoform X2 has translation MSHAWVPGLAPALLLALLAGLQQAEAKCAFFSTCPKGFKCCSEGCCQENEFFSGSLRVFIIIFLIILPLLCICGLAKRFCRNCRELEQDPPVDRQGPPELPSVAPPERVMASIAEPPPPYSEVIMKPTLALTPTEPPPPYSSRPEEYGDQRGIDNPAF, from the exons ATGTCCCACGCTTGGGTCCCCGGCCTCGCGCCCGCCTTGCTGCTCGCCCTGCTGGCCGGCCTCCAACAG GCTGAAGCCAAATGTGCCTTCTTCTC AACCTGCCCCAAAGGATTCAAATGCTGCAGTGAAGGCTGCTGCCAGGAGAATGAGTTCTTCTCCGGCTCCTTGAG ggtcttcatcatcatcttcctgATCATCCTGCCCCTCTTGTGCATCTGTGGCCTGGCTAAGCGTTTCTGTCGCAACTGCAGAGAGCTGGAGCAGGACCCCCCAGTGGATCGCCAGGGGCCCCCAGAGCTGCCCTCTGTAGCCCCCCCAGAGAGGGTCATGGCATCCATTGCTGAGCCACCACCCCCCTACAGTGAG GTCATTATGAAGCCCACCCTGGCCCTAACGCCCACAGAACCACCCCCTCCCTACAGCTCCAGGCCCGAAGAATACGGGGATCAGAGGGGCATTGACAACCCAGCCTTCTGA
- the TMEM92 gene encoding transmembrane protein 92 isoform X3: MSHAWVPGLAPALLLALLAGLQQVSAQEAEAKCAFFSTCPKGFKCCSEGCCQENEFFSGSLRVFIIIFLIILPLLCICGLAKRFCRNCRELEQDPPVDRQGPPELPSVAPPERVMASIAEPPPPYSELQARRIRGSEGH; encoded by the exons ATGTCCCACGCTTGGGTCCCCGGCCTCGCGCCCGCCTTGCTGCTCGCCCTGCTGGCCGGCCTCCAACAGGTGAGCGCTCAGGAG GCTGAAGCCAAATGTGCCTTCTTCTC AACCTGCCCCAAAGGATTCAAATGCTGCAGTGAAGGCTGCTGCCAGGAGAATGAGTTCTTCTCCGGCTCCTTGAG ggtcttcatcatcatcttcctgATCATCCTGCCCCTCTTGTGCATCTGTGGCCTGGCTAAGCGTTTCTGTCGCAACTGCAGAGAGCTGGAGCAGGACCCCCCAGTGGATCGCCAGGGGCCCCCAGAGCTGCCCTCTGTAGCCCCCCCAGAGAGGGTCATGGCATCCATTGCTGAGCCACCACCCCCCTACAGTGAG CTCCAGGCCCGAAGAATACGGGGATCAGAGGGGCATTGA